Proteins from a genomic interval of Zingiber officinale cultivar Zhangliang chromosome 1B, Zo_v1.1, whole genome shotgun sequence:
- the LOC122055167 gene encoding E3 ubiquitin-protein ligase WAV3-like, with product MGGSGWRKALRGFKLCVDSPLAEEGDNDVRPPVTPSDPSAASPSPDPSDSQPPTPTQLSSGVRPRVSTSGSGLSKRTCAICLTTMKPGQGHAIFTAECSHSFHFHCIASCIKYGNHVCPVCRAKWKEIPFQGPSNSPRARSTVNPVNINRHHAYSFQHRLLLNLEPCIFNDDEALDTTPKASGVCHSGFANTVVITTSPEYSAIPESTSTDNFTILIHLKAPLAPRTETSSQNVHVGDEVPRTHRAPVDIVTVLDVSGSMSGTKLSLLKQAMGFVIQNLGPLDRLSVIAFSSTARRLFPLRRMSEFGRQEALQAVNALATSGGTNITEGLRKGAKVIQERKEKNPVCSIILLSDGQDTYILSPAMRNGRHMQPDYRSLVPSSIRDGTVHNVPVHVFGFGSDHDSVSMHSISETSGGTFSFIEAEGAIQDAFAQCIGGLLSVVVQEMHVQLECLHHDVQLQCIKSGRYASWIRDARRSGTIDAGDLYADEERDYLVSVNVPPDHHETQLLKVSCVYSDPVTKGVISPAAVELKISRPESVVSQPVSIEVDRQRNRLHAAEAMAKAKAAAEHGELSEAVCLLEECRKRILESEAAKSGDQLCATLDAELTEMQARMVDRQRYEASGRAYVLSGLSSHLCQRATMRGDSTHSGSFTQSYQTPSMADMIQRSQTFSPAIQHSNSKMRHTMSFPAGPKPR from the exons ATGGGCGGGAGCGGGTGGAGGAAGGCCCTAAGGGGTTTCAAGCTCTGCGTCGATTCTCCCCTCGCTGAAGAAGGCGATAACGACGTCAGGCCCCCTGTCACGCCCTCGGACCCCTCCGCCGCTTCGCCATCGCCAGATCCATCGGATTCACAGCCGCCCACTCCCACTCAGTTGTCCTCAGGCGTCCGCCCGCGGGTTTCCACGTCCGGCAGCGGCCTTTCGAAG AGGACGTGTGCCATATGTCTGACAACCATGAAACCAGGGCAAGGTCATGCAATCTTTACTGCAGAATGCTCGCATAGCTTCCACTTCCATTGTATTGCCTCATGCATAAAGTATGGCAACCATGTCTGTCCAGTTTGTAGAGCAAAATGGAAGGAAATACCATTCCAAGGCCCTTCTAATTCTCCTCGTGCAAGGTCAACAGTTAATCCAGTGAACATAAATAGGCATCATGCTTATAGTTTTCAGCATCGCCTCTTGCTCAATTTGGAGCCGTGCATTTTCAATGATGATGAAGCATTAGACACCACCCCCAAAGCTTCTGGAGTTTGCCACAGTGGATTCGCCAACACTGTAGTGATAACAACATCCCCAGAATATTCAGCTATTCCAGAGTCAACTTCGACAGATAACTTTACAATTTTGATTCATCTCAAGGCTCCTCTTGCTCCCAGAACAGAGACTTCATCACAAAATGTCCATGTAGGTGATGAAGTTCCTAGAACACATCGAGCCCCAGTCGATATTGTGACAGTGCTTGATGTAAGTGGTAGCATGTCAGGCACTAAACTTTCACTTCTGAAGCAGGCAATGGGATTTGTGATCCAAAATCTCGGCCCGCTTGATAGATTGTCCGTTATTGCCTTCTCATCTACTGCCAGAAGGCTCTTTCCACTTCGTCGAATGTCTGAATTTGGCCGCCAGGAGGCATTGCAGGCTGTCAATGCACTGGCAACAAGCGGTGGAACAAATATCACAGAGGGACTTAGGAAAGGTGCCAAAGTGATCCAAGAACGCAAGGAGAAGAATCCTGTCTGCAGCATCATCCTATTGTCTGATGGGCAGGATACCTATATCCTTTCTCCAGCAATGCGTAATGGACGACACATGCAACCAGACTATAGGTCACTTGTGCCATCATCTATTCGAGATGGAACTGTCCATAATGTACCTGTTCATGTGTTTGGATTTGGTTCTGATCATGATTCTGTATCAATGCATTCAATCTCTGAGACCTCTGGGGGAACGTTCTCGTTCATTGAAGCTGAGGGTGCAATCCAGGATGCATTTGCTCAGTGCATCGGAGGGCTTCTTAGTGTGGTTGTGCAAGAAATGCATGTGCAGCTTGAGTGCCTGCATCACGATGTACAGCTACAATGCATAAAATCTGGCCGATATGCTAGTTGGATTAGAGATGCTCGACGTAGTGGGACAATAGATGCTGGGGATTTGTACGCTGATGAAGAGAGGGACTATCTTGTTTCTGTCAATGTTCCTCCTGACCACCATGAGACTCAACTTCTCAAAGTTAGCTGTgtgtatagtgatcccgtgacaAAGGGAGTAATTAGTCCAGCAGCTGTAGAATTGAAGATTTCTAGGCCAGAGTCAGTGGTGTCACAACCAGTCTCAATCGAGGTTGATCGTCAAAGGAACCGACTCCACGCTGCAGAGGCCATGGCCAAAGCAAAGGCAGCTGCTGAGCATGGTGAACTCTCAGAAGCTGTTTGTTTACTGGAAGAATGCCGTAAAAGGATTCTTGAGTCTGAGGCTGCAAAATCAGGTGACCAACTGTGCGCAACCCTCGATGCGGAGCTCACGGAGATGCAAGCGAGAATGGTTGATCGACAACGATATGAGGCATCGGGACGAGCATATGTTTTGTCAGGGTTGAGCTCCCACTTGTGCCAGCGGGCAACTATGCGGGGGGACTCAACCCATAGCGGAAGCTTTACTCAATCCTATCAGACACCTTCCATGGCTGATATGATACAGAGGTCCCAAACATTTAGTCCTGCAATACAGCATTCAAATTCCAAGATGCGTCACACAATGTCATTTCCGGCAGGACCAAAACCCAGGTAA